The genomic stretch TATCAGAACAGCTTGAAATCTGTCTCCCAGATCAATTGACCGATGTTGGTTACCTTCGATATAATGGCAATATAACTATTTATATTGCCGTATTGTAGCGGGAGAAAAAGAATGGCCAAAATCGACAGCCGGGAAGTAGAACGTGAAAAACTGGCGATCCTGCGCGTACTGGGCAGCGCTTCCGGCGCCCTGGGCAGTCAGGTTATCGCCCGGCGCCTCCGGGACGAATACGGCATAGAACTTTCGGAACGGGCGGTGCGCTATCACCTGGGGTTGCTCGATGACCAGGGCTTAACGTCCAAGGTTTCCCGCCGCAGCGGTCGCGCTGTCACTACCGCCGGCCTTGATGAGTTAAGCAACGCCATGGTCACTGATAAGGTCGGCTTCGTATCGGATAAGATAGAGTTGCTGGCCTACCAGAGCACTTTCGATGTGAACCGGCTGGACGGTTTGATACCGGTCAACATCTCTTTTTTCCACGTCGATCAATTCCAGGACGCGGTAAAGACAATGACGCCGATCTTCAAGGCCGGGATTTGCGTATCCGACAAGGTGGCGGTGGCTGCGCCCGGCGGTAATCTGGGTGGGATACCGGTACCGGAAGGCTACGTGGGTCTGGCCACGGTATGCAGCATCGTTATCAACGCCACTTTGTTGAAGGCAGGAGTGCCCATGGATTCACGCTTCGGCGGTACGCTCCAATACCGGCAGAACCGGCCCTGGCGCTTCACTGACCTAATCCATTACTCCGGATCGTCACTGGATCCGTCGGAGATATTTATTTCCAGCCGCATGACCACTGTCGCTGAGGCGGCGCGGCGTGGCGCCGGCAAGATACTGGCTAATTTCCGCGAAGTTCCAGCCATGAGTCTGCCGCTGGTACGGGATCTTATGTCCAAGCTTGAACGTGCCGGAATTCGCGGACTGGTATCCATGGGGGAAAGTGCCAAACCGGTGTGCGAAGTGCCGGTGGGATTGAACAAGGCCGGAATGGTGCTCTGCGGCGGATTGAACCCCGTAGCTGCGGCGGCGGAGGCGGGAATCGGCACCAGGAACCGCGCCATGAGCGGGTTGATGGATTTCCGCAGCCTTGAGAACTTCTCGGATATCGCTAAAAGATAATCGCTAACCGGGGGATGACGTCTCTTGCACGATCCCGAAGGGATAATCGATCATCGATATCGATCGAATATAGGAAATTTTATAGCAGCGACTTCAACTCGGCCAGCTTGCGCAGATGCGCTTTTTCCTCGCTGATGATCTTCGTGATGTCCTCCGCCGCGTTGCCGGCGACAATGTCTCTAAGCTGCTCGTAAAACAGGATGGAATCTTTCTCCGCTCCGATACCAACCTCGATCGCTTCTTTATCGGTGTCAACCTTGGTCACTAACTCAGAGGTAGCCAGATCATTGTTGAAGACGGAAGCCTCCACCAAAGCCTGAAAATAGGCGCCGTACTCCTCGGCATCGGCGCCCTCCCCTTTGGCTGCCGGTGCCTCAGCCAGCAATTTCTGGAAGGTCTGGATATGCTGGTGTTCTACGGCAGCCAGGGCCAGAAAAGCTTGTTTGGTGTCGTCGTTGGAACAGGTGCGGGCAAGGGTGTCGTAGAAGGCGGCGCCACGTCGTTCGACGGAGATGGCGATATTGTAGAGTTCGGCCGGGGTAAAGGCTATGGTCATCGGTCGGTTCTCCTTTTAATACTCTGATTCAAAACACACAAGGTCATCGTTTACTTCAGCCGGGATTCGCATACTTTCCAGTCGATATTCCTGAAGAAAGCATTGATGTAGTCGGCGCGTTTGAGTCCGTAATCGACCATGAAAGCGTGCTCCCAGACGTCCATGACCAGAATGGGCTGGCACCCTGCCAAATGCCCGGATTCATGAAGATTGATCCACGCGTTGAAGACCTGTCCGGTCTGGAGATCCTCGTAGAGAATTACCCAGCCGACACCCCGCAGGGCGCCGGTGGCGCGGAAGTCCGCTTCCCAGGCTTCGTGGCTGCCGCAGGCATCTATGAGTTTGCGCTCTAGCTTGCCGGAGCTTACCGGCTGGCCGTTGCCCTTCAGGTTGCCGAAATAGTACTCGTGCAGCCGCATACCGTTCCACTCGAAGGCGAATCTCCGCTGCAGTTCTGCATACTCCGGCTTGTCGCTCTTGCCGCTCTTAGCCAGACCATCGATAAGTTCGATGAGTTTGTTCGTGTTCTTGACATACCCCTGGTAAAGGGTGAAATGGTTGTTGATGAGGGTGTCAGAGAAACCATCCATACCCAGAATCTTGCTGAAATCCTGCGCGGTATAACTCATGTGCTGCCTCCTTGAATTTCGATCTCAGTCTATTATATAGCAGAAGAAAGGAGACTCAAACACCGGGAGTCTCCGGGGCGTATATTTAGCACCGAAACCTTCTTATGCTACAATAACGCGAGGACAAAGAGGGCACCGCTAAGCGGATCAATCCTTAATAAATGCAGGAGAATTCATGGACAAGACACTCGTTCAAAGCATCAGCGTACCCAGTTCGCGGACCCTTACCGTCAGGGAGAGCGATTCAATTGAAGAGGCGATACGGGAGTTCGTTAAACAACCGGACGTTCATACGCTCTTCATCGTCGATGAGCAGAAAAAGCTGAAAGGGCTGGTTAAGCTCCACTATATCCTGAATTGGGTCAAGCTCAAGCTGGGGATGAATCTGTCGGATCGCACCAGTATACGGGGTGGAGCGTTTCAAGCCTTTGAGATCATGAAGCTGTGCCAGTCGCAGACCATCGGCGATATTATTTCACCGGCTGTTTCGGTTAAAGCCGGCAACACACTGGAACAGGCACTGCACATCATGGTGCATGAACAATTGGTGGAATTGCCGGTAGTGGATGATGTTGGCAAACTTATCGGTGAGGTCAAACTGACTCAGCTCTTAGCGCGGATGCTGGAATCCGGCTCAGATGCCGCACCGACCTGCCAGTTGTAACAGCCGGACTGCTTCTTGCTTATAAGCCCGCTACACCGTTAGCGGGCTTAGTTTTTGCCCGGCTTCGAAAGCGCTGACGTTTGCCTTGCGCAGCTTTACCGGCAGTGCTGCCTCGATCGTGGACAGGAGCAAACGGCTGTCGATATCGATGAACCGGGCAGCGTAGCCCAGGAGTACCGTATTTACCATCTTGGCGTTGCCGAGACCTTCTGCCGTCGCTGTGCCGTTCACGACGTTGAGCCCCGGGGTGTATCTTCGGATCATCGCCGCTATTTCGGTATCCGACGGGTAGGTATCGGCGCCGAGAGTGACCGAAAGCGGGGGCAGGGCCAGATCATTGACAATGACTGTGCCATCCGGTTTGATGAAGTGCGCCCAACGCGCCGCTTCCAGCTTCTCAAAGGCGATCAGGATATCAGCCCCGCCCTCAGGGATGAGCGGCGAGGCGACGGATCGCCCGTAGCGCAGATGGCTGACCACGCTGCCGCCACGCTGGGCCATTCCCAGGGTATCGGTCTTTTTCACGTCGCAGCCGCTGGCAAGCGCGGCCTCAGCCAGTAAATTGGAGGCAAGCACGACCCCCTGGCCGCCGACGCCGACGATAACGATGTTTTGCCCGGTCATGGCGTTACCTCGATGCCGGAAGAAATGGCGCCTTTGGGGCAGACCTGCTCGCACAGCGTGCAGTATTCCCCGACGCAGACGCCGCTGTCGATGGTAATATCGCCGTCAGCGTTCCGTTTGATGGCCGAACAGCCGATGAGGAGGCAGGCGCCGCAATCATCGCATTTATGGATATCGTGTTGCATTGGGGTTCCACGTTTGCGGGTCAGGGTGGGGCAGTCACCGCGGACGATGACT from Dehalogenimonas sp. THU2 encodes the following:
- a CDS encoding NrpR regulatory domain-containing protein, which produces MAKIDSREVEREKLAILRVLGSASGALGSQVIARRLRDEYGIELSERAVRYHLGLLDDQGLTSKVSRRSGRAVTTAGLDELSNAMVTDKVGFVSDKIELLAYQSTFDVNRLDGLIPVNISFFHVDQFQDAVKTMTPIFKAGICVSDKVAVAAPGGNLGGIPVPEGYVGLATVCSIVINATLLKAGVPMDSRFGGTLQYRQNRPWRFTDLIHYSGSSLDPSEIFISSRMTTVAEAARRGAGKILANFREVPAMSLPLVRDLMSKLERAGIRGLVSMGESAKPVCEVPVGLNKAGMVLCGGLNPVAAAAEAGIGTRNRAMSGLMDFRSLENFSDIAKR
- a CDS encoding ferritin family protein, with protein sequence MTIAFTPAELYNIAISVERRGAAFYDTLARTCSNDDTKQAFLALAAVEHQHIQTFQKLLAEAPAAKGEGADAEEYGAYFQALVEASVFNNDLATSELVTKVDTDKEAIEVGIGAEKDSILFYEQLRDIVAGNAAEDITKIISEEKAHLRKLAELKSLL
- a CDS encoding Fe-Mn family superoxide dismutase, with protein sequence MSYTAQDFSKILGMDGFSDTLINNHFTLYQGYVKNTNKLIELIDGLAKSGKSDKPEYAELQRRFAFEWNGMRLHEYYFGNLKGNGQPVSSGKLERKLIDACGSHEAWEADFRATGALRGVGWVILYEDLQTGQVFNAWINLHESGHLAGCQPILVMDVWEHAFMVDYGLKRADYINAFFRNIDWKVCESRLK
- a CDS encoding CBS domain-containing protein gives rise to the protein MDKTLVQSISVPSSRTLTVRESDSIEEAIREFVKQPDVHTLFIVDEQKKLKGLVKLHYILNWVKLKLGMNLSDRTSIRGGAFQAFEIMKLCQSQTIGDIISPAVSVKAGNTLEQALHIMVHEQLVELPVVDDVGKLIGEVKLTQLLARMLESGSDAAPTCQL
- a CDS encoding indolepyruvate oxidoreductase subunit beta encodes the protein MTGQNIVIVGVGGQGVVLASNLLAEAALASGCDVKKTDTLGMAQRGGSVVSHLRYGRSVASPLIPEGGADILIAFEKLEAARWAHFIKPDGTVIVNDLALPPLSVTLGADTYPSDTEIAAMIRRYTPGLNVVNGTATAEGLGNAKMVNTVLLGYAARFIDIDSRLLLSTIEAALPVKLRKANVSAFEAGQKLSPLTV